A genomic region of Microlunatus sagamiharensis contains the following coding sequences:
- a CDS encoding 1,4-dihydroxy-2-naphthoate polyprenyltransferase: MSAPVEGAAPRATPAQWVEGARPRTLPAAVSPVVAATGVAAYTGGADLPVALLALLVSLALQVGVNFANDYSDGIRGTDAVRVGPLRLVGSGLARPATVRAAAFACFALAGVAGLALVVLTGHWWLLAVGVACVLAAWYYTGGRRPYGYAGLGEVFVFVFFGLVAVCGTGYVQTGHVDAALLLTAVWVGCLTTAVLVANNLRDLAGDAAVGKRTLATRLGDRGTRLFYVGLVVVAALALVGVAALTTAWVLLALLALLLLAGPVRAVLGGARGRDLIAVLKATGLAGLAASLVSALALVLA, translated from the coding sequence ATGAGCGCACCCGTCGAGGGCGCCGCACCGCGGGCCACCCCCGCCCAGTGGGTCGAGGGCGCTCGCCCCCGCACGCTGCCGGCGGCGGTCAGCCCCGTCGTCGCCGCGACCGGCGTCGCCGCGTACACCGGCGGGGCCGACCTCCCGGTCGCGCTGCTCGCCCTGCTGGTCAGCCTCGCGCTGCAGGTCGGCGTGAACTTCGCCAACGACTACTCCGACGGGATCCGCGGCACCGACGCGGTCCGGGTGGGCCCGCTGCGCCTCGTCGGGAGCGGCCTCGCCCGGCCGGCCACCGTGCGCGCGGCGGCGTTCGCCTGCTTCGCGCTCGCCGGCGTCGCGGGGCTCGCCCTGGTCGTGCTCACCGGCCACTGGTGGCTCCTCGCCGTCGGCGTCGCCTGTGTGCTCGCGGCCTGGTACTACACCGGTGGGCGGCGCCCGTACGGCTACGCGGGCCTCGGCGAGGTTTTCGTCTTCGTCTTCTTCGGCCTGGTCGCGGTGTGCGGCACCGGCTACGTCCAGACCGGCCACGTCGACGCGGCGCTGCTGCTGACCGCCGTCTGGGTCGGCTGCCTGACCACCGCCGTCCTCGTGGCCAACAACCTCCGCGACCTCGCCGGCGACGCCGCCGTGGGCAAGCGAACCCTCGCCACGCGGCTGGGCGACCGCGGCACCCGGCTCTTCTACGTCGGCCTGGTCGTCGTCGCGGCCCTGGCGCTGGTCGGCGTCGCGGCGCTGACCACCGCCTGGGTGCTGCTGGCGCTGCTGGCGCTGCTCCTGCTGGCCGGCCCGGTCCGCGCCGTGCTCGGCGGTGCGCGCGGTCGCGACCTCATCGCGGTGCTCAAGGCGACGGGCCTGGCCGGCCTGGCCGCGTCCCTCGTCAGCGCCCTCGCCCTCGTCCTCGCCTGA